A stretch of Clostridium sp. BJN0001 DNA encodes these proteins:
- a CDS encoding DUF188 domain-containing protein, with translation MKIIIDGDACPGISIIELLVEKYSIYALLYCDYSHLYSSSYIDIKMVDNGFQSVDMYVVNNTLKDDIVVTDDYGVAAMCLLKYAKVINSKGEMYTDDNIDDKLYSRHISLKRRKAGKKCSKIKKRTKEDDEKLYSVLEKLIISK, from the coding sequence TTGAAGATAATAATTGACGGAGATGCCTGTCCTGGCATCTCCATTATTGAATTATTAGTAGAAAAATATTCTATATACGCTTTACTTTATTGTGATTATTCTCATTTATATAGTAGCAGCTATATAGATATAAAAATGGTTGATAATGGTTTCCAAAGTGTTGATATGTATGTTGTAAATAATACTTTAAAAGATGATATTGTAGTAACTGATGATTATGGAGTTGCTGCTATGTGCCTTTTAAAATATGCAAAAGTGATTAATTCAAAAGGTGAAATGTATACTGATGATAATATAGATGATAAGTTATATAGTAGACATATATCTTTAAAAAGAAGAAAAGCAGGAAAAAAATGTTCTAAAATTAAAAAGAGAACTAAAGAAGATGATGAAAAACTATATTCTGTTCTTGAAAAATTAATAATTTCAAAATAA